The following coding sequences are from one Methanococcoides orientis window:
- a CDS encoding class I adenylate-forming enzyme family protein — MRIDEYIAKHAKEAPQKTALEEKDRSISYSLLDEAINTITAEIDDFDHCKFAIFAESGIEYIQALMAVYRSNNIAVPLPVELTESNIREILNANQINNIIVTEQQYSRFEGNFFEDFTTIIHISKDSSVNSLRKNVISETNNDQLRLVMYTSGTTGAPKGVMLSDENLIANANSIIEVLSITPKDKAAQVISPHHAFGNSIINSQLVAGGSIKIGSLTFLESTFKLVESGVTIFYGVPSTYRILLKYPSSFQRSFRNVRLAASAGGAMEVEIIDQIKQLNDRIEIIPMYGQTEATARLSYLPSKDLEKYPDAIGRPIPGVELDVVDDNKKPVEPGVTGELIARGNNILIGYLNDEEATSKKVIDGWMYTGDLAKKLPNGYFKLLGRKDDLIKVADHRINPREVEKYIGKNNEVSDVFIVPVDHEYLGNAISLMVIPTQDTEVEALYSFCRKNLPGFLCPLEIILIENLPLSKSGKISNRSIIEEYQNVKANM; from the coding sequence ATGAGAATTGATGAATATATTGCAAAACATGCTAAAGAAGCTCCTCAAAAAACTGCACTGGAAGAGAAGGACAGATCAATATCTTATAGTCTTCTTGATGAAGCTATAAACACTATAACAGCAGAAATTGATGATTTTGATCATTGCAAATTTGCGATCTTTGCCGAATCAGGTATAGAATATATTCAGGCCCTAATGGCAGTTTACCGATCGAATAACATCGCTGTACCCCTCCCAGTGGAACTGACAGAATCTAATATTAGAGAGATACTTAATGCTAACCAGATCAATAATATTATTGTCACCGAACAGCAATATTCGAGATTTGAAGGCAACTTCTTTGAAGACTTCACTACCATAATCCACATTTCAAAGGATTCCTCTGTGAATTCTTTGCGCAAAAATGTTATCAGTGAAACCAATAATGATCAACTACGACTTGTAATGTACACATCCGGCACTACAGGAGCTCCAAAAGGAGTCATGTTAAGTGATGAAAATCTAATAGCAAATGCAAATTCCATAATAGAAGTACTTAGCATAACACCAAAAGACAAAGCTGCACAAGTAATATCTCCACACCATGCTTTTGGAAACTCAATAATAAATTCCCAGTTGGTTGCAGGTGGTTCTATTAAGATAGGTAGCCTTACTTTTCTAGAATCAACCTTTAAACTTGTAGAATCGGGAGTAACTATATTTTATGGGGTTCCAAGTACCTACCGCATTCTTCTAAAATATCCTTCCAGCTTCCAGAGATCATTCAGGAACGTCCGACTTGCTGCATCTGCAGGTGGTGCTATGGAAGTCGAAATTATAGATCAGATCAAGCAGTTGAATGATAGGATCGAAATAATACCAATGTATGGACAGACGGAAGCAACAGCAAGACTTTCCTACCTCCCATCCAAAGACCTGGAAAAATACCCTGATGCGATAGGCAGACCTATCCCAGGTGTTGAACTTGATGTGGTTGATGATAACAAAAAACCAGTTGAACCCGGCGTTACAGGAGAATTGATCGCCAGGGGAAACAACATACTGATAGGTTATCTTAATGACGAAGAAGCTACCAGTAAAAAAGTTATCGACGGCTGGATGTACACCGGCGACCTGGCAAAAAAGTTGCCAAATGGTTACTTTAAATTATTAGGTCGTAAGGATGACCTGATCAAAGTTGCTGATCATCGCATAAATCCAAGAGAAGTTGAAAAATATATTGGGAAAAATAATGAAGTTTCAGACGTATTCATCGTCCCGGTCGATCACGAGTACCTTGGAAATGCGATCAGTCTAATGGTGATCCCAACTCAGGATACAGAAGTTGAAGCATTATATTCTTTTTGCAGGAAAAATCTGCCTGGTTTCCTGTGTCCACTGGAAATAATTCTTATCGAGAACTTGCCACTGAGTAAAAGTGGAAAAATATCTAACAGGTCTATAATAGAGGAGTATCAAAATGTCAAAGCTAACATGTAA
- a CDS encoding acyl carrier protein, with protein sequence MDEIKEDITRYLQNKSFMDSNTQLNDDDSLTMKGIIDSIGLIEFIDFISEKYSIEIPEDLLTPDNFDSINGIVKLVQKLTK encoded by the coding sequence ATGGATGAAATTAAAGAAGATATAACGAGATATTTGCAAAATAAGTCTTTTATGGACAGTAATACACAATTGAACGATGATGATTCTTTAACAATGAAAGGAATCATAGACTCAATTGGATTGATCGAATTCATAGATTTTATTTCTGAAAAGTATTCCATTGAGATTCCTGAAGACCTATTAACTCCAGATAATTTTGATTCAATCAACGGAATTGTAAAACTTGTCCAAAAATTGACAAAGTGA